Proteins encoded by one window of Mesorhizobium sp. INR15:
- a CDS encoding TetR/AcrR family transcriptional regulator, translating into MPTDKNIEPTINDGHAAAPPKAAKKILDVAYDLFYRRGIRAIGVDEIVKRAGVTKPSLYRSFPSKDELAASYLRRYDLEFWQRFDEAVDAHPGEPRAQIKAFLTRVGKRTQMPDYRGCGMTNAAVEYPERGHPARVVSEANKQELRRRLRAMATEMGASDADTLGDGLLLLIEGAYISGQLFGAGGPAQSVARNADLLIEASLKVSPI; encoded by the coding sequence ATGCCAACGGACAAAAATATTGAACCGACCATCAACGACGGTCATGCGGCGGCTCCGCCCAAGGCCGCCAAGAAGATACTCGATGTTGCGTACGACCTGTTCTATCGGCGAGGCATCCGGGCGATCGGCGTCGACGAGATCGTCAAGCGCGCTGGCGTCACCAAGCCCAGCCTCTATCGCAGCTTTCCTTCCAAGGACGAGTTGGCCGCTTCCTATCTCAGACGCTACGATCTCGAATTCTGGCAGCGCTTCGATGAGGCGGTGGATGCCCATCCCGGCGAGCCGCGCGCACAGATCAAGGCCTTCCTGACCCGTGTCGGCAAGCGCACGCAGATGCCGGATTATCGCGGCTGCGGCATGACCAACGCGGCTGTCGAGTATCCCGAGCGCGGCCACCCGGCGCGCGTTGTCAGCGAAGCCAACAAACAGGAGCTGCGCCGCCGCCTGCGCGCCATGGCAACTGAAATGGGGGCCAGCGATGCCGACACCCTCGGCGACGGGCTGCTGCTCCTGATCGAAGGCGCCTATATCAGCGGCCAGTTGTTCGGCGCCGGCGGCCCGGCACAATCAGTGGCAAGGAATGCCGACCTGCTGATCGAGGCCAGTTTGAAGGTATCACCGATCTAG
- the typA gene encoding translational GTPase TypA, giving the protein MKLRNIAIIAHVDHGKTTLVDQLLRQSGSFRDNQRVAERAMDSNDLEKERGITILAKATSVDWKDTRINIVDTPGHADFGGEVERILSMVDSAIVLVDAAEGPMPQTKFVVGKALKVGLKPIVVINKIDRPDARHVEVVNEVFDLFAALDATDDQLDFPILYGSGRDGWVSENPEGPKDQQLGPLFDLIVKHVPAPTVHPGPFRMIGTILEANPFLGRIITGRIESGTLKSNQAVKVLHNDGTQIETGRISKILAFRGLERQPIEEAQAGDIVAIAGLSKGTVADTFCDLAVTEALHAQPIDPPTVTMSFLVNDSPLAGTEGDKVTSRVIRDRLLREAEGNVALKIEESPDKDSFFVSGRGELQLAVLIETMRREGFEIAVSRPRVVMQKGENGELLEPVEEVVIDVDEEHAGVVVQKMSERKAEMVELRPSGGNRQRIVFHAPTRGLIGYQSELLTDTRGTAVMNRLFHAYEPYKGELPGRTNGVLISNEQGEAVAYAMWNLEDRGPMVIDPGVKVYQGMIIGIHSRDNDLEVNVLKGKKLTNIRAAGKDEAVKLTPPIRMTLEKALAWIQDDELVEVTPKTIRLRKLYLDPNERKRFEKSAKVVGAA; this is encoded by the coding sequence ATGAAACTCCGTAATATCGCGATTATCGCGCACGTCGACCATGGAAAAACCACCCTCGTCGACCAATTGCTCCGGCAATCCGGCTCGTTCCGAGACAACCAGCGCGTCGCCGAGCGCGCCATGGATTCCAACGATCTCGAAAAGGAACGCGGCATCACCATCCTGGCCAAGGCGACTTCGGTCGACTGGAAGGATACGCGCATCAACATCGTCGACACCCCCGGCCACGCCGATTTCGGCGGCGAAGTCGAGCGTATCCTGTCGATGGTGGATTCGGCCATCGTGCTGGTCGACGCCGCCGAAGGCCCGATGCCGCAGACCAAATTCGTGGTCGGCAAGGCGCTCAAGGTTGGCCTGAAGCCGATCGTCGTCATCAACAAGATCGACCGCCCGGATGCCCGGCATGTCGAGGTGGTCAACGAGGTGTTCGACCTGTTCGCCGCGCTGGATGCCACCGACGATCAGCTCGATTTCCCGATCCTCTACGGTTCGGGCCGCGACGGCTGGGTTTCCGAGAACCCCGAAGGTCCGAAGGATCAGCAGCTTGGGCCGCTGTTCGACCTCATCGTCAAGCATGTGCCGGCGCCGACCGTTCATCCCGGCCCGTTCCGCATGATCGGCACCATTCTGGAAGCCAACCCCTTCCTTGGCCGCATCATCACCGGCCGCATCGAGAGCGGCACGCTGAAGTCGAACCAGGCGGTCAAGGTGCTGCACAATGACGGCACGCAGATCGAAACCGGCCGTATCTCCAAGATCCTCGCTTTCCGTGGCCTCGAGCGCCAGCCGATCGAAGAAGCGCAGGCGGGCGACATCGTCGCCATTGCCGGCCTGTCGAAAGGCACCGTCGCCGACACGTTCTGCGATCTGGCGGTGACCGAAGCGCTGCATGCGCAGCCGATCGATCCGCCGACCGTGACCATGTCCTTCCTCGTCAATGACAGCCCGCTGGCCGGCACCGAGGGCGACAAGGTGACCAGCCGCGTCATCCGCGACCGCCTGCTGCGCGAAGCAGAAGGCAATGTCGCGCTGAAGATCGAGGAATCGCCTGACAAGGATTCGTTCTTCGTCTCCGGCCGCGGCGAATTGCAGCTGGCCGTTCTGATCGAGACGATGCGCCGCGAAGGTTTTGAAATCGCCGTGTCGCGCCCGCGCGTCGTCATGCAGAAGGGCGAGAACGGCGAGTTGCTGGAGCCGGTCGAGGAAGTCGTCATCGACGTCGACGAGGAGCATGCCGGCGTCGTCGTGCAGAAGATGTCGGAGCGCAAGGCCGAAATGGTCGAGCTGCGCCCTTCCGGCGGCAATCGCCAGCGCATCGTCTTCCACGCCCCGACGCGCGGCCTGATCGGCTACCAGTCGGAACTGTTGACCGACACGCGCGGCACCGCCGTGATGAACCGTCTGTTCCATGCCTATGAGCCCTACAAGGGCGAATTGCCGGGCCGCACCAATGGCGTGCTGATTTCCAATGAGCAGGGCGAAGCGGTGGCCTATGCAATGTGGAACCTGGAAGATCGCGGCCCGATGGTCATCGATCCGGGCGTCAAGGTCTATCAAGGCATGATCATCGGCATCCATTCCCGTGACAACGACCTTGAAGTGAACGTGCTCAAGGGCAAGAAGCTGACCAACATCCGCGCCGCCGGCAAGGACGAGGCCGTCAAGCTGACCCCGCCGATCCGCATGACGCTGGAGAAGGCCTTGGCCTGGATCCAGGACGACGAGCTGGTCGAGGTGACACCGAAGACCATTCGGCTGCGCAAGCTCTATCTCGACCCGAACGAGCGCAAGCGGTTTGAGAAGTCGGCCAAGGTGGTCGGCGCGGCGTAA
- a CDS encoding YgcG family protein encodes MAILITAASRSGSLVPAIRAALVSLVALFCASAALAADLPVLTGRVVDNAGIIDDASKAALTQKLAEFETKGSDQIVVATITSLDGEEIEPYANRLFRFWKLGQAGENNGVLLLVAKNDHKMRIEVGYGLEGTLTDLHTKLIIENDMVPAFRAGDFSGGISKAVDDMVMVLEGNPEELEARGARNPPSSSAPLDPIVTIFLILWATMFFGGLAMAFLPPFFGTKLSPGVYKWLGMTFRYGQGASGSSSGSSGWTSGSSGSSWSSGSGSSWSSGSSSGGGGFSGGGGSSGGGGSSGSW; translated from the coding sequence ATGGCGATCCTCATCACCGCTGCGTCGAGATCCGGGAGCCTTGTCCCGGCGATCCGGGCTGCTCTGGTCTCGTTGGTGGCTCTGTTCTGTGCGTCGGCTGCGCTTGCCGCTGACCTGCCTGTCCTGACCGGGCGGGTCGTCGACAATGCCGGCATCATCGATGACGCCAGCAAGGCGGCACTCACCCAGAAGCTGGCGGAGTTCGAGACCAAGGGCTCGGACCAAATCGTCGTGGCGACGATCACCAGCCTCGATGGCGAGGAGATAGAGCCATACGCCAACCGGCTGTTCCGCTTCTGGAAGCTTGGCCAGGCGGGCGAAAACAATGGTGTGCTTCTGCTGGTGGCCAAGAACGACCACAAGATGCGCATCGAGGTCGGCTATGGGCTGGAAGGCACGCTGACCGATCTGCACACCAAGCTGATCATCGAAAACGACATGGTGCCGGCGTTCCGCGCCGGCGATTTCTCCGGTGGCATCAGCAAGGCCGTCGACGACATGGTCATGGTGCTGGAAGGCAATCCCGAGGAACTGGAAGCGCGCGGTGCCCGCAATCCGCCCAGCAGCAGCGCGCCGCTCGACCCCATCGTCACGATATTCCTCATCCTTTGGGCAACGATGTTCTTCGGTGGCCTGGCCATGGCGTTCCTGCCGCCTTTCTTCGGCACGAAACTGTCGCCAGGCGTCTACAAATGGCTGGGCATGACCTTTCGCTACGGCCAGGGGGCGAGCGGGTCCTCCTCCGGTAGCAGTGGCTGGACGTCGGGTTCATCGGGCAGCAGCTGGTCTTCGGGCTCCGGCAGCAGCTGGTCGTCCGGCTCAAGCTCGGGCGGCGGTGGATTTTCGGGTGGCGGCGGCTCATCCGGTGGTGGCGGTTCCTCAGGAAGCTGGTGA
- a CDS encoding GNAT family N-acetyltransferase, with the protein MNTLTIDIRKAEPRDAGAIADVHQQAWNGAYSGIIPHRTLTSMINRRGSDWWANAIRRAATVLVVEIGGKIAGYATIGKNRARELRQQGEIYELYMRPEYQGIGLGSRLFQAARARLADHGLKGMVVWALEDNQNALDFYTGAGGRDVAEGVEVFEQKALKKVAFVWE; encoded by the coding sequence ATGAACACGCTGACGATCGATATCCGTAAGGCCGAACCACGCGACGCGGGCGCTATCGCCGACGTGCACCAGCAGGCCTGGAACGGCGCCTATTCCGGCATCATTCCCCATCGCACGCTGACGTCGATGATCAATCGGCGCGGGTCCGACTGGTGGGCGAATGCCATCCGCCGCGCCGCGACCGTTCTTGTCGTCGAGATCGGCGGCAAGATCGCCGGCTATGCGACGATCGGCAAGAATCGCGCCCGCGAGCTCCGGCAGCAGGGCGAAATCTATGAACTGTACATGCGCCCGGAATATCAAGGCATTGGGCTCGGCAGCCGGCTGTTCCAGGCCGCGCGGGCCCGGCTCGCCGACCACGGGCTGAAAGGCATGGTTGTGTGGGCGCTGGAAGACAACCAGAACGCGCTCGACTTCTATACCGGCGCCGGTGGCCGCGATGTCGCCGAGGGCGTCGAAGTCTTCGAGCAGAAGGCGCTGAAGAAGGTAGCCTTCGTCTGGGAATGA
- a CDS encoding YgcG family protein — protein MILRVNEGPRGICSAVAALTALVLLILALPAFAADLPALTGRVVDNAGIIDGATKAALTQKLADFEAKGSDQIVVATIPSLDGEEIEPYANRLFRFWKLGQAKENNGVLLLVVKNDHKMRIEVGYGLEGTLTDLHTKLIIENDMVPAFRAGDFSGGISKAVDDMVMVLEGNPEELMARGARNQDTSSSIDIHTVFLIVWVLLFFGAFVMAILVRVNGRKLAPGVYIWHGMTFTYGGGSGSSSGGGWSSGGGGGGFSGGGGSSGGGGSSGSW, from the coding sequence GTGATCCTGCGGGTTAACGAGGGGCCGCGCGGCATATGCTCCGCCGTAGCCGCGCTTACGGCGCTGGTGCTCCTCATCCTTGCGTTGCCGGCCTTCGCCGCCGACCTGCCGGCTCTAACCGGCCGTGTCGTCGATAATGCCGGCATCATCGATGGCGCGACCAAGGCGGCGTTGACCCAGAAACTCGCGGACTTCGAGGCCAAGGGCTCCGACCAGATCGTCGTTGCGACAATCCCAAGCCTCGACGGCGAGGAGATCGAGCCCTACGCCAACCGGCTGTTCCGATTCTGGAAGCTCGGCCAGGCCAAGGAGAACAATGGCGTCCTGCTTCTGGTGGTGAAAAACGACCACAAGATGCGCATTGAAGTCGGCTATGGCCTCGAAGGCACGCTGACCGACCTGCACACCAAACTGATCATCGAAAACGACATGGTGCCGGCCTTCCGCGCCGGCGATTTCTCCGGCGGTATTTCCAAGGCCGTCGACGACATGGTCATGGTGCTGGAGGGCAATCCGGAAGAACTGATGGCGCGCGGGGCGCGTAACCAGGATACCAGCTCCAGCATCGACATCCATACCGTGTTCCTTATCGTCTGGGTGCTGCTGTTCTTTGGCGCTTTCGTTATGGCAATCCTGGTACGGGTCAACGGGCGCAAGCTGGCGCCAGGAGTCTATATCTGGCACGGCATGACCTTCACTTACGGCGGGGGGAGCGGTTCTTCATCCGGCGGCGGCTGGTCCTCGGGCGGTGGCGGCGGCGGCTTTTCCGGCGGCGGTGGTTCGTCCGGCGGCGGCGGCTCCTCGGGAAGTTGGTGA
- a CDS encoding LemA family protein codes for MFAQRLSPPSMFRTLPAFLVMAIVLPLLAGCGYNTIPTAEENAKAAWSEVLNQYQRRADLIPNLVETVKGYASHEKDTLDAVVEARAKATQITVTPETLKDPEALKKFQDAQAGLTSALSRLIAVSEAYPDLKANQNFLALQAQLEGTENRIAVARRDYIQAVRDYNLTLKTFPSVLWATFWFRSNQPYANFTVDEDKMQPPKVDFGTKSGG; via the coding sequence ATGTTTGCCCAGCGCCTCTCCCCACCATCCATGTTCCGCACGCTTCCCGCTTTCCTGGTGATGGCCATTGTGCTGCCGCTGCTCGCCGGCTGCGGCTACAACACCATTCCGACGGCGGAAGAAAACGCCAAGGCTGCATGGAGCGAGGTGCTGAACCAGTATCAGCGCCGCGCCGACCTCATTCCCAATCTGGTAGAGACGGTCAAAGGCTACGCTTCGCATGAGAAGGACACGCTCGACGCGGTGGTCGAGGCGCGCGCCAAGGCGACACAGATAACGGTGACGCCGGAAACGCTGAAGGATCCCGAAGCCCTCAAGAAGTTCCAGGATGCCCAGGCAGGGTTGACCAGCGCGCTGTCGCGGCTGATCGCGGTGTCGGAGGCCTATCCCGACCTCAAGGCCAACCAGAACTTCCTGGCGCTGCAGGCGCAGCTCGAAGGCACGGAGAACCGCATCGCGGTTGCACGCCGAGACTACATCCAGGCGGTGAGGGACTACAATCTGACGCTGAAGACGTTCCCGTCGGTGCTGTGGGCGACCTTCTGGTTCCGCAGCAACCAGCCCTACGCCAATTTCACCGTCGACGAAGACAAGATGCAGCCGCCGAAGGTCGATTTCGGCACAAAGTCGGGCGGGTAA
- a CDS encoding DUF1062 domain-containing protein: MSGLLRIRWAITPKSAPQPHINCNRCGGLRASRCSWKFRVNANGKRIDVWLIYRCIDCDNSWNFAILERRNRRDTEPDLLQAFESNDPALARRYAFDAVALRSSQTHVEEFPDVSVHKRISGGRPEDTAVLELHLEMEMPISLRLDRLLANELSISRSRLQALEERRRLVVTPDGARALRKPSRHGTMIRIDLASEPDREDIIAAAGG; this comes from the coding sequence ATGTCTGGACTTTTGCGAATCCGCTGGGCAATCACGCCCAAATCAGCACCTCAACCTCATATCAACTGCAATCGCTGCGGCGGCCTGAGAGCCTCTCGTTGCAGCTGGAAATTCCGCGTCAACGCCAACGGCAAACGCATCGACGTGTGGCTGATCTACCGCTGCATCGACTGCGACAATTCCTGGAACTTCGCCATTCTGGAGCGGCGCAACCGTCGCGACACCGAACCCGACTTGCTGCAGGCGTTTGAAAGCAACGATCCTGCGTTGGCGCGCCGTTATGCCTTCGATGCCGTCGCGCTGCGAAGCAGCCAGACGCATGTCGAGGAATTTCCCGATGTCAGCGTCCACAAGCGGATTTCCGGCGGCAGGCCGGAAGACACCGCTGTGCTGGAGCTGCACCTTGAAATGGAAATGCCGATATCGTTGCGGCTCGACCGCCTGCTCGCCAACGAACTCAGCATTTCGCGATCAAGGCTGCAGGCGTTGGAGGAGCGACGGCGGCTCGTCGTCACCCCGGATGGAGCGAGGGCTCTGCGCAAGCCGTCGCGGCACGGCACAATGATCCGCATCGACCTTGCCAGCGAACCCGACCGGGAAGACATCATCGCGGCTGCCGGGGGCTGA
- a CDS encoding MFS transporter, whose translation MITQSRPFGQRYAFVVVGVIFLCLLIAAGLRSAPSVMMLPLENSFGWRRDVVSLAAGVGILLYGLTGPFAAALMERIGLRRTVLASLVVMSASTALSLLMTKPWHLFITWGVFSGIGSGAVASVLGATIVNRWFKTNRGLVMGLMSASSATGMLIFLPLIASLAQSGGWQPVVVTVAIATAALIPLVWLLVPERPASIGMVRYGAEADDVPPTSPASQGNFLAHTLGTLRRAAGTRVFWYLFATFFVCGFTTNGLVGTHLIAFCGDMGIGEVQAAGLLSMMGIFDLIGTTLSGWLTDRYDPRKLLGVYYAIRGLSLIYLPYSGFSATSLIIFAVLYGLDWIATVPPTLRLANEAFGDRSGPIVFGWIVAGHQVGAATAAAFGGTMRELQGNYELAFLIAGMTAIAAACISLLINTSQPAFDPEPQAA comes from the coding sequence ATGATAACTCAATCCCGTCCCTTTGGCCAGCGCTACGCTTTCGTGGTGGTCGGTGTCATCTTCCTCTGCCTGCTGATCGCGGCCGGCCTGCGTTCCGCGCCTTCGGTCATGATGCTGCCGCTGGAAAACAGTTTCGGCTGGCGGCGCGACGTCGTGTCGCTGGCTGCCGGCGTGGGCATCCTGCTCTACGGCCTGACCGGTCCCTTTGCCGCCGCGCTGATGGAGCGGATCGGGCTGCGCCGCACGGTGCTCGCATCGCTTGTGGTGATGTCGGCCTCGACCGCGCTCAGCCTGTTGATGACCAAGCCATGGCATCTGTTCATCACCTGGGGCGTGTTCTCGGGCATAGGCTCCGGCGCTGTCGCCAGCGTGCTCGGCGCCACGATCGTCAACCGCTGGTTCAAGACCAATCGCGGCCTTGTCATGGGCTTGATGTCGGCTTCGAGCGCCACCGGAATGCTGATCTTCCTGCCGCTCATCGCCTCGCTGGCGCAGTCGGGCGGCTGGCAGCCGGTTGTCGTTACAGTCGCGATCGCCACAGCAGCGCTGATCCCGCTGGTCTGGCTGCTGGTGCCGGAGCGCCCGGCCTCGATCGGCATGGTGCGCTATGGTGCCGAGGCGGATGATGTGCCGCCGACGTCGCCGGCGTCACAAGGCAATTTTCTCGCCCATACGCTCGGCACGCTGCGCCGTGCCGCCGGCACCCGGGTTTTCTGGTATCTGTTCGCCACCTTCTTCGTCTGCGGCTTCACAACCAATGGGCTAGTCGGCACGCATCTGATCGCCTTCTGTGGCGACATGGGCATCGGCGAGGTGCAGGCGGCTGGCCTGCTGTCGATGATGGGCATTTTCGACCTGATCGGCACGACTTTGTCGGGCTGGCTCACCGACCGCTACGATCCGCGCAAGCTGCTTGGCGTCTATTATGCCATCCGTGGCCTGTCGCTGATCTACCTGCCCTATTCCGGCTTCTCGGCGACCAGCCTGATCATCTTCGCCGTGCTCTACGGCCTCGACTGGATCGCCACCGTGCCGCCAACGCTGAGGCTCGCAAACGAGGCCTTCGGCGACCGCAGCGGACCGATCGTGTTCGGCTGGATCGTCGCCGGCCATCAGGTCGGCGCGGCCACCGCCGCCGCCTTCGGCGGCACCATGCGCGAACTGCAAGGCAATTATGAACTGGCCTTCCTGATCGCCGGCATGACGGCAATCGCCGCCGCCTGTATCTCGCTCTTGATCAACACCAGCCAGCCTGCTTTCGACCCCGAGCCGCAGGCGGCTTGA
- a CDS encoding TPM domain-containing protein — translation MATRPISPGDHERVAAAIRAAEARTDGEIYCVVAHASDGYFFPAAFMATVCMLAVSLAVGYGLEAWWLSIRVPHFVLAQLLALACVLALLWALPGLRIHLVPRRMRYQAAHTNAVKQFLARNVHRTAARTGVLVFVSIAERYAEVIADSGIDSRVGQHVWDGVVRDLTAHAGDDRLADGFVKAIGQVGAVLTEHFPVTSGDTNELDDHLVEI, via the coding sequence ATGGCAACACGACCAATCAGCCCTGGAGATCATGAGCGCGTCGCCGCCGCGATCCGTGCCGCCGAGGCAAGGACCGATGGCGAGATCTATTGCGTCGTGGCGCATGCCAGCGACGGCTACTTCTTCCCGGCTGCTTTCATGGCGACGGTCTGCATGCTCGCCGTCAGCCTTGCCGTCGGCTACGGGTTGGAAGCCTGGTGGCTGTCGATCCGCGTGCCGCATTTTGTGCTGGCGCAATTGCTGGCGCTGGCCTGCGTGCTGGCGCTGCTGTGGGCGTTGCCCGGCCTGCGCATCCATCTCGTGCCGAGGCGGATGCGTTATCAGGCGGCGCACACCAACGCGGTCAAGCAGTTCCTGGCCCGCAACGTTCACCGTACAGCGGCGCGCACCGGCGTGCTGGTCTTCGTCTCGATCGCCGAGCGCTATGCCGAAGTGATCGCCGACAGCGGCATCGACAGCCGCGTTGGCCAGCATGTCTGGGACGGCGTCGTGCGCGACCTGACCGCGCATGCCGGCGACGACCGCCTCGCCGACGGCTTCGTCAAGGCGATCGGGCAGGTAGGGGCGGTGCTGACCGAGCACTTTCCGGTTACGTCAGGCGATACCAACGAGTTGGACGATCACCTGGTCGAAATCTGA
- a CDS encoding alkaline phosphatase has translation MNKISMTRRAFVTSASAAGLVGVSGLAMPYYSRANQRPAFTHGVQAGDVDATSGVIWTRTDRPSRVMFEISSTENFANATRLAPLDTSPASDYTVKRLITELASDQDIFYRMTAADLADINTVSEPIVGRFRTAPASKRDIRFAWSGDTAGQGWGIDETGMKTYSTIGKHTPDFFLHSGDTIYADGAMKDEVDLPGGGKWKNVVLIDGKRKVAETLDEYRDQWKYNMMDRNVLGLSAICPTFYQWDDHEVLNNWSDSKDLTADSRYSEKSIHVLAARAARAFHEMTTIRYEPSEPGRVYRKIAYGPLLDVFFLDMRSYRGPNGPDMQETMTPHSRMLGEQQTKWLKRELANSKATWKIIAADMPLGLVVWDDGAKKVGAEAVSNGDNGLPKGRELEIADLLRYIKNAGITNTVWLTADVHYTAAHYYNPDKAQFQDFNPFWEFVSGPIHAGTFGPNDFDMTFGPELKFIKAPNVEQGQNLPPSAGLQFFGLVDIQGATEQLTVRLMDRDDNELYKVTLDPVRSA, from the coding sequence ATGAACAAGATTTCGATGACCCGGCGTGCTTTCGTCACCTCCGCCAGCGCCGCTGGCCTGGTCGGCGTCTCCGGTCTGGCGATGCCCTACTATTCCCGCGCCAACCAGCGTCCGGCTTTCACACACGGCGTACAGGCCGGCGACGTCGATGCCACCAGCGGTGTGATCTGGACGCGCACGGACCGTCCGTCGCGTGTCATGTTCGAGATATCGTCGACAGAGAATTTCGCCAACGCCACCCGGCTTGCACCGCTCGATACGTCGCCGGCCAGCGATTACACGGTCAAGCGGCTCATCACCGAACTCGCTTCCGACCAGGACATCTTCTATCGCATGACGGCGGCCGATCTCGCCGATATCAACACGGTGTCCGAGCCGATCGTCGGGCGCTTCAGGACGGCGCCAGCTTCGAAGCGTGACATCCGCTTCGCGTGGTCCGGCGATACGGCGGGCCAGGGCTGGGGCATCGACGAGACCGGCATGAAGACCTATTCCACCATCGGCAAGCACACGCCGGATTTCTTCCTGCATTCGGGCGACACCATCTATGCCGACGGCGCCATGAAGGATGAAGTCGACCTTCCCGGCGGCGGCAAGTGGAAGAACGTCGTGCTCATCGACGGCAAGCGCAAGGTCGCCGAGACGCTCGACGAATACCGCGACCAGTGGAAATACAACATGATGGACAGGAACGTGCTGGGTCTCAGCGCGATCTGCCCGACCTTCTACCAATGGGACGACCATGAGGTGCTGAACAACTGGTCGGATTCGAAGGACCTGACCGCCGACAGCCGTTACAGCGAGAAATCCATCCATGTTCTGGCGGCGCGTGCGGCGCGCGCTTTCCACGAGATGACGACGATCCGCTACGAGCCGTCAGAGCCCGGGCGCGTCTATCGAAAGATCGCCTACGGGCCGCTGCTCGACGTGTTTTTCCTCGACATGCGCTCCTATCGCGGCCCCAACGGTCCCGACATGCAGGAGACGATGACGCCACATTCGCGCATGCTCGGCGAGCAGCAGACGAAATGGCTGAAGCGTGAACTGGCGAACTCCAAGGCGACATGGAAGATCATCGCCGCCGACATGCCGCTTGGCCTCGTCGTTTGGGACGACGGCGCCAAGAAGGTCGGGGCGGAAGCCGTCAGCAATGGCGACAATGGCCTGCCGAAGGGCCGCGAACTCGAGATCGCCGACCTTTTGCGCTATATCAAGAATGCCGGCATCACCAACACGGTCTGGCTCACCGCCGACGTGCATTACACCGCCGCGCATTACTACAACCCCGACAAGGCGCAGTTCCAGGATTTCAATCCGTTCTGGGAATTCGTCTCCGGGCCGATCCATGCCGGCACGTTCGGCCCGAACGATTTCGACATGACGTTTGGTCCGGAACTGAAGTTCATCAAGGCGCCGAACGTCGAACAGGGCCAGAACCTGCCGCCGTCGGCTGGCCTGCAGTTCTTCGGGCTCGTCGATATCCAGGGCGCCACCGAACAGCTGACGGTGCGGCTGATGGACCGCGACGACAACGAGCTCTACAAGGTCACGCTTGATCCGGTGCGGTCGGCTTGA
- the ppa gene encoding inorganic diphosphatase: protein MRIEAIAIGKNPPEDINVIIEVPIGGEPIKYEMDKEAGTLFVDRFLHTSMRYPGNYGFVPHTLSGDGDPIDVLVCNTRALVPGCVINVRPIGVLVMEDNAGQDEKVIAVPSPKLTLRYENVTEYTQLPDITRQQVQHFFEHYKDLEPGKWVKIEGWHDSKYAKKMIVDAIARAKASK from the coding sequence ATGCGCATCGAAGCCATCGCCATTGGAAAGAATCCGCCCGAGGACATCAACGTCATCATCGAGGTGCCGATCGGCGGCGAGCCGATCAAGTACGAGATGGACAAGGAGGCCGGCACTTTGTTCGTCGACCGCTTCCTGCACACCTCGATGCGCTACCCCGGCAATTACGGCTTCGTGCCGCACACGCTGTCGGGTGATGGCGACCCGATCGACGTGCTGGTCTGCAACACGCGCGCCCTGGTGCCGGGCTGCGTGATCAATGTGCGGCCGATCGGCGTGCTGGTGATGGAAGACAATGCCGGCCAGGACGAGAAGGTCATCGCGGTGCCGTCACCGAAGCTGACGCTGCGCTACGAGAATGTCACCGAATACACGCAGCTGCCCGACATCACGCGCCAGCAGGTGCAGCACTTCTTCGAGCACTACAAGGATCTGGAACCCGGCAAATGGGTCAAGATCGAAGGCTGGCACGATTCCAAATACGCCAAGAAGATGATCGTCGACGCGATCGCGCGAGCCAAGGCGAGCAAGTAG